Proteins found in one Patescibacteria group bacterium genomic segment:
- a CDS encoding LCP family protein, with product MLMKKELKTNLSKIRRLAARYFPQIRLGLIVITTILAILIIRAATPSIIMGARLTGNLISGGISLISQSPEDLKGGNGRVNLLLLGVSDEEKAGADLTDTIIFVSINPQTGNTLMLSLPRDIWLASMRAKLNTAYHYGNEKKPGGGLLLAKASVAEILNQPVDYGIVIDFSGFEQIIDLLGGVTLKVENNFDDFYYPIPGKENDECGGDPEYGCRYEHLHFDAGEQVMDGETALKYVRSRYAEGEEGTDYARSRRQQQLLAAIKNKLFSFKVLRNPFEIIRLIKVAQQNFETDISQKNWGGMVKLLLKMRSGDLNSEILDGGVEGKESYLINPPPNPQKYDNHWVLIPRTGDWQEIQAYVQNLLENN from the coding sequence ATGTTAATGAAGAAAGAGTTAAAAACCAATCTTTCCAAGATAAGAAGATTAGCGGCTCGTTATTTTCCTCAAATTCGTCTAGGCCTGATAGTGATTACCACTATCTTAGCAATTTTGATTATTAGGGCCGCTACACCATCAATAATTATGGGAGCTAGATTAACTGGCAACCTAATTTCTGGGGGTATTTCTTTGATTAGTCAATCTCCCGAAGATCTTAAGGGAGGTAATGGTCGGGTTAATCTTTTGCTTTTAGGGGTGAGTGACGAGGAGAAAGCAGGTGCTGATCTAACTGATACAATCATTTTTGTTTCGATCAATCCCCAAACTGGCAATACCTTAATGCTGTCCCTACCTAGAGATATTTGGCTAGCTTCGATGAGAGCCAAATTAAATACAGCTTATCATTATGGTAATGAAAAAAAACCAGGCGGAGGTTTACTCCTAGCCAAAGCCTCAGTCGCCGAGATTTTAAACCAACCAGTTGATTATGGCATTGTCATTGACTTTTCTGGTTTTGAGCAAATAATCGATCTTTTAGGTGGGGTGACTCTAAAGGTTGAAAATAATTTTGATGATTTTTACTACCCAATTCCGGGTAAAGAAAATGATGAATGTGGTGGTGATCCAGAGTATGGTTGTCGTTACGAACATCTTCATTTTGATGCCGGCGAACAAGTAATGGATGGAGAAACAGCTTTGAAATACGTTCGGAGTCGCTATGCTGAAGGCGAAGAAGGAACTGACTATGCTCGCAGTCGTCGTCAACAACAATTGTTAGCCGCTATTAAAAATAAACTCTTTTCTTTTAAAGTTTTGAGAAATCCTTTTGAAATAATTCGATTAATTAAAGTAGCTCAGCAGAATTTTGAGACCGATATTTCCCAAAAGAATTGGGGAGGTATGGTAAAACTTTTACTGAAAATGCGTTCCGGTGACTTAAACTCAGAAATTTTAGATGGTGGTGTCGAAGGCAAAGAGAGTTATTTGATCAATCCGCCACCTAACCCGCAGAAATATGACAACCACTGGGTTTTAATTCCTCGAACAGGCGATTGGCAAGAAATTCAAGCATATGTCCAAAACTTACTCGAGAATAACTAG